In one window of Fictibacillus phosphorivorans DNA:
- a CDS encoding YunG family protein has product MELSKLNIEKLQYALRESWSLKSSSKWSINNPANGQCGVTSLVVNDLLGGEIYKTHLPQGWHFYNVIQGKRYDFTVSQFPIKIVYEDRRTTREEALKDTNKSQYSYLKKRVYERLNIKDINK; this is encoded by the coding sequence GTGGAACTTAGTAAATTAAATATAGAAAAATTACAATATGCTCTAAGAGAAAGTTGGTCCTTAAAATCGAGTTCAAAATGGAGCATTAACAATCCTGCTAATGGTCAATGTGGTGTAACCTCTTTAGTAGTCAATGATCTCTTAGGCGGAGAGATCTATAAGACTCACTTACCACAGGGCTGGCATTTTTATAATGTCATTCAGGGGAAACGTTACGATTTTACAGTTTCTCAATTTCCAATAAAGATTGTGTATGAAGATAGACGTACTACCCGAGAAGAAGCATTAAAAGACACTAATAAAAGTCAGTATAGTTATTTGAAAAAACGTGTATATGAACGATTGAATATTAAGGATATTAATAAATAA
- a CDS encoding DMT family transporter has product MGWIFLVCAGIFEVVGVTGLNLILRNKNVFSFAVFVLGLGSSFTFLSLAMQTLPMGTAYAIWTGIGTVGSGLVGILFYGESKSIARIIFMAMVLSAAIGLKLIS; this is encoded by the coding sequence ATGGGCTGGATCTTTCTTGTTTGTGCAGGAATCTTTGAAGTTGTGGGTGTTACGGGCTTAAATCTTATATTACGTAATAAAAACGTCTTTTCGTTTGCTGTCTTTGTCTTAGGATTGGGAAGTAGCTTCACTTTCTTAAGTTTAGCGATGCAAACCTTACCAATGGGAACAGCTTATGCGATATGGACGGGTATCGGTACGGTTGGATCAGGGCTTGTCGGAATACTATTTTATGGAGAATCAAAGAGCATAGCTAGAATTATATTCATGGCTATGGTGTTAAGTGCAGCAATCGGTTTAAAACTTATAAGCTAA
- a CDS encoding AbrB/MazE/SpoVT family DNA-binding domain-containing protein, with translation MAILLKRCYYKKKGYFYIPVVWREEFQFEVGETVSLDIESDKIIIDKKGDRRFTQVVGVKGRRLEEN, from the coding sequence ATGGCAATACTACTTAAGAGATGTTATTACAAAAAGAAAGGCTATTTTTACATCCCAGTAGTTTGGAGGGAAGAATTTCAGTTTGAAGTAGGGGAAACAGTTAGTCTGGATATTGAGAGTGATAAAATCATAATTGATAAAAAAGGTGACCGAAGATTTACTCAGGTGGTAGGCGTAAAAGGAAGAAGGTTAGAGGAAAACTAA
- the speE gene encoding polyamine aminopropyltransferase encodes MSLWFTEKQTSSFGITAKVNRTLESENTDFQQLDMVETQEFGNMLLLDGMVMTTEKDEFVYHEMIAHVPLFTHPSPKNVLVVGGGDGGTIREVLKHSSVEKVTQVEIDGKVVEYSKKHLPHISCEYGNPRVELIIGDGFEHIIKSENRYDIILVDSTEPVGPAAGLFTKGFYAGIAKALKKDGIFVAQTDNPWFKADLIKNAIQDTKEIFPIARLYTCNIPTYPSGMWTFTMGSKVYDPLKVSIDKIFDINGKYYTPELHYASFVLPKFLQSLCK; translated from the coding sequence ATGTCTTTATGGTTTACAGAAAAACAAACTTCTTCATTCGGTATCACTGCAAAAGTGAACCGTACACTAGAAAGTGAAAATACTGATTTTCAACAATTAGATATGGTAGAAACTCAAGAATTCGGTAACATGCTCTTGTTAGACGGTATGGTCATGACAACAGAAAAAGACGAATTTGTCTATCATGAGATGATCGCCCATGTGCCTTTATTTACACATCCCTCTCCTAAAAATGTTTTAGTAGTGGGTGGTGGTGATGGAGGAACAATCCGAGAAGTATTAAAACACTCAAGCGTAGAAAAAGTAACTCAAGTGGAGATCGACGGTAAAGTAGTAGAATATTCTAAGAAGCATTTACCTCATATCTCATGTGAATATGGAAATCCAAGAGTTGAATTAATTATTGGAGATGGTTTCGAACATATCATTAAAAGTGAAAATCGGTATGATATTATCCTAGTTGATTCTACTGAGCCTGTCGGACCTGCTGCTGGTTTGTTTACAAAGGGGTTCTATGCTGGTATTGCAAAGGCGTTAAAAAAGGATGGTATCTTTGTAGCTCAAACAGATAATCCATGGTTCAAAGCGGATTTAATTAAAAATGCGATACAAGATACTAAAGAAATTTTCCCAATTGCACGTCTTTATACTTGTAATATACCGACTTATCCAAGTGGTATGTGGACATTTACGATGGGTTCTAAAGTGTATGATCCTTTAAAAGTATCTATTGATAAAATTTTTGATATAAACGGTAAGTACTATACACCAGAATTACACTATGCAAGTTTTGTATTACCAAAATTCCTTCAAAGTTTATGTAAATAA
- a CDS encoding Type 1 glutamine amidotransferase-like domain-containing protein, translating to MKTHYYLGWFNKFFPEDLRSVLQADITDRKSLAMISSNPSIYEDNGSTERSWLDQAGIMFDEYHLINYHVQKEEAQTIIQNASVIFLLGGNTVKQNNFLIEYELSDSIKKSSGVVMGASAGAINMSAKWLCSKNFGYKVEMSSVYDGIGLDKFSVLSHFDLENNIALVQSELSLLSEEINIYASNKDCAVRVKGDKIDVLGNVFLISHSKIQKLDETLWL from the coding sequence ATGAAAACTCATTATTATTTAGGTTGGTTTAACAAATTTTTTCCAGAGGATCTGCGCAGTGTGTTACAGGCAGATATAACTGATAGAAAATCGCTTGCTATGATTAGCTCAAATCCATCTATTTATGAAGATAATGGTTCTACTGAACGCTCGTGGCTTGACCAGGCTGGTATTATGTTTGATGAATATCATTTAATTAATTATCACGTACAGAAGGAAGAAGCCCAAACGATAATTCAAAATGCTTCAGTCATTTTCTTATTGGGAGGGAACACTGTTAAACAAAATAATTTTTTGATTGAATATGAATTATCGGATTCAATTAAAAAAAGCAGCGGCGTTGTGATGGGAGCAAGTGCTGGTGCAATCAATATGTCTGCAAAATGGTTATGCTCGAAAAACTTTGGATATAAAGTTGAAATGAGCTCTGTTTACGACGGAATTGGTCTTGACAAATTTTCCGTCCTTTCTCATTTTGATCTCGAAAATAACATTGCACTGGTTCAAAGCGAACTATCTCTCCTATCTGAAGAAATAAATATCTATGCTTCGAACAAAGATTGTGCTGTACGTGTAAAGGGAGACAAAATCGACGTTTTAGGCAATGTTTTTTTAATTTCCCACTCAAAGATACAGAAATTGGATGAGACGCTCTGGTTGTAG
- a CDS encoding DMT family transporter, whose translation MNRAWSLLVLGSIVEIFWVMGLKHADDALTWTGTILAIILSFGLLIKATSQLPVGTAYAVFTGLGTTGTVLIEMIVFGEPFQLVKIILILVLLVGVIGLKLVTGNAKQEGSAS comes from the coding sequence ATGAATCGGGCATGGAGTTTATTAGTTCTAGGTTCCATAGTAGAAATATTCTGGGTGATGGGTTTAAAACATGCAGATGATGCACTCACGTGGACTGGAACTATACTTGCTATCATTCTGTCTTTTGGCCTCTTAATTAAAGCCACTTCACAACTTCCTGTAGGGACAGCTTATGCTGTATTTACTGGGCTTGGTACAACAGGCACGGTATTAATTGAAATGATTGTTTTTGGAGAGCCATTTCAACTTGTAAAAATTATCTTAATACTAGTTCTTCTTGTTGGGGTTATTGGCCTTAAACTTGTAACTGGAAATGCTAAACAAGAAGGGAGCGCTTCATAA
- the mntA gene encoding type VII toxin-antitoxin system MntA family adenylyltransferase antitoxin — MDRKIEEQVISFLSEKLEPYLIVVFGSTAKGTDRVDSDLDIGYLSDQKIEKYDRFMLSQELASLIDKDVDLVDLNQASTVFAAQIIQSGKTILCKDDKRRMEFEMKTLKMYAKLNEEREIVIKRIEESGSIYEK, encoded by the coding sequence GTGGACCGTAAAATAGAGGAACAAGTTATATCTTTTCTAAGTGAAAAACTAGAACCTTATCTGATTGTTGTTTTCGGTTCCACGGCTAAAGGAACGGACCGAGTAGACAGTGATCTAGATATCGGGTATTTGAGTGATCAAAAAATAGAGAAGTACGATCGATTTATGTTGTCTCAAGAGCTTGCTTCATTGATTGATAAGGATGTTGATCTCGTTGATTTGAATCAAGCTTCTACCGTATTCGCGGCTCAAATTATTCAATCCGGTAAAACGATACTCTGTAAAGATGATAAACGCAGGATGGAATTTGAGATGAAGACACTTAAAATGTATGCGAAATTAAACGAAGAACGAGAGATCGTGATCAAAAGAATTGAAGAGAGTGGATCAATCTATGAAAAATGA
- a CDS encoding undecaprenyl-diphosphatase has product MNFSEVNTSLFRLVNDLGKEHEQLNIIFTFLAEYMVFLFALSVLCIWFTRNKESRIMIFCATITFTCAFILGKVSGEFHSNYQPFVELSDVNKLIVKEKGNSFPSDHTILFFSYCFSFWLFKRGWWIFWILLAVLVGISRIWVGVHYPFDVIAGMILSFAAAISVYLIVPRLNGTRKILNDYEKYEGKLFQPFRKTKDSKTKNY; this is encoded by the coding sequence TTGAATTTCTCAGAAGTTAATACAAGCTTATTTAGATTAGTAAATGATTTAGGAAAAGAGCACGAACAATTAAATATAATCTTCACCTTTCTTGCAGAATATATGGTGTTTTTATTTGCACTCAGTGTTCTCTGTATTTGGTTTACACGAAATAAGGAAAGCCGAATAATGATATTTTGTGCAACAATTACTTTTACTTGTGCTTTTATATTAGGAAAGGTTTCAGGGGAGTTTCATTCGAATTATCAACCTTTTGTAGAATTATCTGATGTAAACAAGTTAATCGTGAAAGAAAAAGGTAATTCCTTTCCAAGTGATCACACTATCCTGTTTTTCTCCTATTGTTTTTCTTTTTGGCTGTTCAAAAGAGGATGGTGGATATTTTGGATACTGTTAGCAGTGCTTGTAGGCATTTCCCGTATTTGGGTAGGAGTACACTATCCTTTTGATGTTATAGCTGGGATGATTTTAAGCTTTGCAGCTGCCATTAGCGTCTATTTAATAGTGCCTAGACTAAATGGAACAAGAAAGATATTAAATGATTATGAAAAGTACGAAGGGAAATTGTTTCAGCCATTTAGAAAGACAAAAGATAGCAAGACAAAAAATTATTAA
- a CDS encoding DUF6678 family protein, with amino-acid sequence MQNKDYQCVMNNTKWHEIRLAMSSFPTSLQWRTKDIETAYISTWDSEWFYHFMIEGYKCIEWLEIKTETEIIKNEVLEILKSIHVPGKIFEDKIRVYGYVEVCTSVDYL; translated from the coding sequence ATGCAAAACAAAGATTATCAGTGTGTAATGAATAATACAAAATGGCATGAAATTAGGTTAGCGATGTCATCCTTTCCCACTAGTCTACAATGGCGAACAAAAGATATTGAAACAGCCTATATTAGCACTTGGGATAGCGAGTGGTTTTACCACTTTATGATTGAGGGTTATAAATGTATAGAATGGTTGGAGATAAAGACAGAAACTGAAATAATCAAGAATGAGGTATTAGAAATATTAAAAAGTATCCACGTTCCAGGTAAAATATTTGAAGATAAAATCAGGGTGTATGGTTATGTTGAAGTTTGTACCTCTGTCGACTATCTTTGA
- a CDS encoding DJ-1/PfpI family protein: protein MKKTVVLLYPQFSEYELSVAISILMQSNKPIITVGVNDQPIRGESGLTCVPDTTIDDLNDNEIDSLLLPGCMDIFSIDDENKLIDFIQQIHNKVTVIASISSSPYLLARAGVLKGKKYTIGMTEENREMTGVFEKENYCDSLVVQDGNLITARGRAFVRFGTLFGNTLNLTFDENWYKE, encoded by the coding sequence TTGAAGAAAACCGTAGTATTACTATATCCTCAATTTAGTGAGTATGAATTAAGTGTAGCTATATCGATTTTAATGCAATCAAATAAACCTATCATCACAGTAGGAGTTAATGATCAACCGATTAGAGGGGAATCCGGATTAACTTGTGTGCCTGATACGACTATTGATGATCTTAATGATAATGAAATCGATAGTCTCTTGTTACCAGGATGTATGGATATATTTTCGATAGACGATGAAAATAAGTTAATAGATTTTATACAACAAATACACAATAAAGTAACTGTGATTGCGAGTATTTCAAGTTCTCCTTATCTTCTAGCAAGAGCAGGGGTTTTAAAAGGGAAAAAGTATACGATTGGTATGACTGAAGAAAACCGGGAGATGACTGGTGTTTTTGAAAAAGAAAATTATTGTGATTCTTTAGTAGTACAAGATGGGAATCTAATTACTGCAAGAGGAAGAGCGTTCGTTAGATTTGGAACATTGTTCGGCAATACACTGAATCTTACATTTGATGAAAACTGGTATAAAGAATAA
- a CDS encoding S66 family peptidase, producing the protein MKINYPNGLVKGDKVAVTALSSGVEQSMHILLEKAKRNLITLGYEVVLGNTVWKEEKARSAAKEIRAEEFMEFYTDPLIKAIIPPWGGQFAIEILPLIDWENLKKLPPKWILGYSDISTFNFVYTTTTGNASAHGINFNEMSAPQLDETSSRWHDVLTANKGDFIKQNSSKKFQSSWEKVFQNPATGFYLDTKTEWKSTVKRVSFSGRLIGGILNTLQLLHGTPFDNVESYIENCTIDVGTVWYFESVDMSAAEIYRALWQMKINGWFKNTNGILIGRLSGYTASKDYELLDVLEDIFSEANIPFVYDVDISHLPPQITLVNGAIANIRYQKGVGEIELNLN; encoded by the coding sequence ATGAAAATTAACTATCCGAATGGGTTGGTAAAAGGTGATAAAGTTGCAGTTACAGCTCTTTCAAGTGGTGTAGAGCAATCCATGCATATACTATTAGAAAAAGCTAAAAGGAATCTTATTACTTTGGGGTATGAAGTAGTATTAGGAAACACCGTTTGGAAAGAAGAAAAAGCTAGAAGTGCAGCAAAAGAAATTAGAGCAGAAGAGTTCATGGAATTTTACACTGATCCACTGATAAAAGCTATAATCCCACCTTGGGGAGGTCAGTTTGCTATAGAAATCCTTCCACTAATTGATTGGGAGAACCTAAAAAAACTACCTCCAAAATGGATTTTAGGATACTCAGACATAAGTACTTTTAATTTTGTTTATACGACTACCACTGGAAACGCATCAGCTCATGGGATCAATTTTAATGAAATGTCTGCACCGCAGCTAGATGAAACAAGTAGCCGTTGGCATGATGTATTAACTGCTAACAAAGGGGATTTTATAAAACAAAATTCATCTAAAAAATTTCAATCCTCATGGGAAAAAGTATTTCAAAATCCAGCTACAGGATTTTATTTAGATACAAAAACAGAATGGAAAAGTACCGTAAAGCGAGTTTCTTTTTCGGGTAGATTAATTGGAGGGATTCTTAATACTTTGCAATTACTTCATGGAACGCCTTTTGATAACGTTGAAAGTTATATAGAGAATTGTACAATTGATGTTGGAACCGTATGGTATTTCGAAAGCGTTGATATGAGTGCTGCTGAAATTTACCGTGCTTTGTGGCAAATGAAAATAAATGGTTGGTTTAAAAACACGAATGGCATTCTTATTGGAAGGCTTAGTGGGTATACAGCTTCCAAAGACTATGAATTATTAGATGTTTTGGAAGATATTTTTTCTGAAGCAAATATTCCTTTTGTTTATGACGTGGATATTAGCCATTTACCACCACAAATAACCTTAGTGAATGGAGCAATAGCAAACATTCGTTATCAAAAAGGAGTAGGTGAAATAGAACTAAATTTAAATTAG
- a CDS encoding VOC family protein yields the protein MIFEMTYQVRVSDFSKGLRWYKALLNKEPDFTPHEGFAEWELIPGCWLQVSEGAPSEGSGPIRLGVLSIENERNRMIKELNVASFEIFTREEVPVKWATFNDPWGNRLGFFEYTNKDDEAKRINTILGRKLEV from the coding sequence TTGATTTTTGAAATGACTTATCAAGTTCGTGTATCTGATTTTTCTAAAGGGTTAAGGTGGTACAAGGCATTGTTAAACAAAGAACCTGATTTCACACCACACGAAGGATTTGCTGAGTGGGAACTTATTCCTGGCTGTTGGCTACAAGTATCTGAAGGTGCACCGTCAGAAGGTAGTGGTCCGATTCGATTAGGTGTGTTATCAATTGAGAATGAAAGAAATCGAATGATAAAAGAATTAAATGTCGCGTCTTTTGAAATATTCACAAGAGAAGAAGTTCCTGTAAAATGGGCAACTTTTAATGATCCTTGGGGGAACCGCCTTGGTTTCTTCGAATATACCAACAAAGACGATGAAGCTAAAAGGATTAACACTATCTTAGGCAGAAAATTAGAAGTTTAA
- the hepT gene encoding type VII toxin-antitoxin system HepT family RNase toxin, translating to MKNDVILNKISIIERCLKRINEEYDNNPLNLENFTKQDSIILNIQRACEAAIDLGMHVVAEKKLGIPQTSRETFDLLQQDNIITMDLCKGLKAMVGFRNIAVHDYQEVNLEIVQKIIEKHLIDFKTYTEQILAYN from the coding sequence ATGAAAAATGATGTGATACTAAACAAGATTAGCATCATCGAACGATGCTTAAAACGGATCAATGAAGAGTATGATAACAACCCACTAAATTTAGAGAACTTTACGAAACAAGATTCAATCATCTTGAATATTCAGCGTGCTTGTGAAGCGGCGATTGATCTCGGTATGCATGTGGTAGCAGAGAAGAAGCTAGGAATTCCTCAAACCAGTCGAGAGACGTTTGATCTCCTACAACAAGATAACATCATTACAATGGACCTATGTAAGGGATTAAAGGCAATGGTAGGTTTTCGCAACATCGCTGTTCATGACTATCAAGAAGTGAACCTTGAGATTGTACAGAAAATTATCGAGAAACACCTTATAGACTTTAAAACTTACACAGAACAAATTTTGGCATATAACTAA
- a CDS encoding TetR/AcrR family transcriptional regulator yields the protein MKSNQLKEVALIQFALHGYQGASLAAIADEVGIKKQSIYAHFKNKEDLFISTFNDSIRNELEVIKRFLLEKHSLSLNEILYSFLMEYLDRYQKDHNMSFFMRTCFFPPLQFEEQIKSGSNTFVNELETVFLDVFDERKDEYNSNIDPDTAMLSFLTIFDGLLVEMLYGFPDRLEKRLTSSWDIYWKGITK from the coding sequence ATGAAGTCAAACCAATTAAAAGAAGTAGCTTTAATCCAATTTGCATTACATGGTTATCAAGGAGCTTCACTAGCAGCTATTGCTGATGAAGTAGGTATAAAAAAACAATCGATCTATGCACATTTTAAGAATAAAGAAGATCTTTTTATCAGCACTTTTAATGACTCCATTCGAAACGAACTTGAAGTTATTAAACGATTTTTACTAGAGAAACATTCATTATCACTCAATGAGATTCTTTATAGTTTTCTTATGGAGTATTTAGATCGTTATCAAAAAGATCATAATATGAGTTTTTTTATGAGAACTTGTTTTTTCCCACCCTTACAATTTGAAGAGCAAATCAAGAGTGGTTCAAATACGTTTGTGAATGAGTTAGAAACGGTGTTCTTAGATGTATTTGATGAAAGAAAGGATGAATATAATTCAAATATTGATCCTGATACGGCAATGTTGTCATTCTTAACTATATTTGATGGACTGCTCGTTGAAATGCTATACGGATTTCCAGACCGTTTAGAAAAACGTCTAACTAGTTCGTGGGATATATATTGGAAGGGTATTACGAAATAA
- a CDS encoding tyrosine-type recombinase/integrase, whose translation MNNLEIINGRSRSEELTELIHNLENKNFLDEDRNLNLREASERDFIEMFFFARVFVKGKEFSHHTKRAYRADAKTLLDYLAQNELSFSDIGYPEVKAYNEYISEKYAAKTAIRKLEFFRRLLDFGYDTKYYSAPLSRWIHKPSVKRGHYLNEENKNRVQLRELNQEDAERLIEFFPRVVRTKHKQKHLQQRNLLLGYLLYTTGLRASEIVNLNKGSFYYRRGELWVDVIGKGGKHREVPVREETEIELLRYLQIWEGKTEIDSSDETPLFYSLYNKEETRQRITYNHLYKIVKEAVRIAGVNEKISPHWFRHTFVTTMLENEVPLVDVKEWVGHSDISTTNLYLERVNKGKSYQRLKKVQLFENNR comes from the coding sequence ATGAATAATCTGGAAATCATAAATGGACGAAGTAGAAGTGAAGAACTAACTGAATTGATACATAATCTGGAAAACAAGAATTTTCTAGATGAAGATCGCAATCTCAACTTGAGAGAAGCGAGCGAACGGGATTTTATCGAGATGTTCTTTTTTGCGCGCGTTTTTGTAAAAGGGAAAGAGTTCTCTCATCATACGAAGCGAGCGTACCGAGCCGATGCAAAGACGCTGCTAGATTATTTAGCTCAAAACGAACTCTCTTTTTCAGACATCGGATACCCAGAAGTAAAAGCGTACAACGAATACATTTCAGAGAAGTATGCCGCAAAGACGGCCATCCGTAAACTAGAGTTCTTTCGTAGGCTGCTCGACTTTGGATACGACACCAAGTATTACTCAGCACCGCTCTCACGTTGGATTCATAAACCATCAGTAAAACGTGGCCATTATTTAAACGAAGAGAATAAGAACCGCGTGCAGCTACGTGAACTGAACCAAGAAGATGCGGAAAGGTTGATCGAGTTCTTTCCAAGAGTCGTGCGGACCAAACATAAACAGAAACACCTGCAGCAACGAAACCTACTCCTAGGTTACCTTCTATATACCACCGGTCTTCGTGCGAGTGAGATCGTGAACTTGAATAAGGGGAGTTTTTATTATCGTCGGGGTGAACTTTGGGTCGATGTGATAGGTAAGGGAGGAAAACATCGTGAAGTTCCTGTACGTGAAGAAACGGAGATTGAGCTTTTACGTTATCTCCAAATATGGGAAGGAAAAACCGAGATAGATTCAAGTGATGAAACACCTCTTTTTTATTCGCTATATAATAAGGAAGAAACTCGTCAGAGAATCACCTATAATCACCTCTATAAGATCGTAAAAGAGGCGGTGCGAATCGCGGGAGTGAACGAGAAAATCAGTCCTCACTGGTTCCGTCATACGTTCGTTACCACGATGCTTGAGAACGAGGTGCCGCTCGTTGATGTTAAAGAGTGGGTCGGTCACTCTGATATCTCGACCACCAACCTCTATTTAGAGCGTGTGAATAAAGGAAAGAGTTATCAACGCTTGAAGAAGGTACAACTATTCGAAAACAATAGATGA
- a CDS encoding SMI1/KNR4 family protein, translating to MNLWRLDIDEDMYKLSSLTKEMITYAENLFDVFLPVEYLQILSIQNGGYLLHDTYSSNSSIEIQIDHLLGIGRNIGILDTPYFQEEWNLPKGLILIGGDGHEWVALDYRYCRTSPPIVYINSEEETITTIAASFNEFLTNLNEPKDTILKLTESYSSDQNFYHQVDELMKHGTPISIDQFFSKTISTNKIHIKYMVDKMWRHPNPKVQFYLMLYLSECAEGNNQGMIDDDDLHKMLIDIKHSKNNEAKELAEYSLDVFYKRNNGFRI from the coding sequence ATGAATCTTTGGAGATTAGATATTGATGAAGATATGTATAAATTAAGTTCATTAACAAAAGAAATGATTACATACGCAGAAAACCTGTTCGATGTTTTTCTTCCTGTTGAGTATTTACAGATACTATCTATCCAGAACGGTGGTTATCTTTTACATGATACCTACTCATCAAATTCTTCCATAGAAATTCAGATTGATCATCTTTTGGGGATAGGACGTAATATAGGAATATTGGATACACCATATTTCCAAGAAGAATGGAATTTACCTAAAGGTCTAATTCTGATTGGTGGTGATGGACATGAATGGGTTGCTCTTGATTATAGATATTGTAGGACTAGTCCCCCTATCGTATATATTAATTCTGAAGAAGAAACGATTACGACAATTGCTGCTTCTTTCAATGAATTTTTAACTAATTTAAATGAACCCAAAGATACAATACTAAAATTAACAGAATCCTATTCTTCTGACCAAAATTTTTATCATCAAGTCGATGAATTGATGAAGCATGGTACACCTATTTCAATTGACCAGTTCTTTAGCAAAACTATCTCTACTAATAAAATCCACATTAAATATATGGTCGATAAGATGTGGCGGCATCCTAATCCTAAGGTGCAATTTTACCTGATGCTTTATCTGTCAGAATGTGCTGAAGGAAATAACCAAGGTATGATAGATGACGATGACCTTCATAAAATGCTAATTGATATTAAGCATAGTAAGAATAATGAAGCAAAAGAATTAGCTGAATATAGTCTAGATGTTTTTTATAAGCGAAATAATGGATTTCGAATTTAA
- a CDS encoding ParA family protein, whose translation MTAKIVTFGISKGGCSKSISSGITSYLLSKNEKVLTVDMDGQGNLTSFLTSEYDICNVFEKKTVLEAILDGDARKYIIKISENLDLIPANDFLATLPRMMYENGLGLDALQKALEPVMEDYDWIIIDTPPALSEHTVMPLSTYSKAGSYAVVMFDGSMFAYYAIPKFLEIIEGAKERFNPNLETAGILFSLIDARAKENEIMEESVDEDYPGVRFKTIIKRKAATRRLAITGFDENPELKNALEYYIPFVKELKKRVKQEQPQKNDKKAERHANIL comes from the coding sequence TTGACAGCTAAAATAGTTACTTTCGGTATTAGTAAAGGTGGCTGTTCGAAGTCTATCAGTAGTGGTATCACTTCATACCTTCTCAGTAAAAATGAAAAAGTCCTAACAGTAGATATGGATGGACAAGGTAACCTAACAAGTTTCCTAACGAGTGAGTATGATATCTGTAACGTCTTTGAAAAGAAAACCGTATTAGAAGCGATTCTTGATGGTGATGCAAGGAAATATATCATTAAGATTTCGGAGAACCTAGATCTTATTCCAGCAAATGATTTCCTAGCGACATTACCGCGTATGATGTATGAAAATGGCCTTGGCCTTGATGCACTACAAAAAGCATTAGAACCCGTTATGGAAGATTATGATTGGATCATTATTGATACACCACCAGCTTTATCTGAACATACGGTAATGCCTCTTAGTACATACTCAAAAGCAGGAAGTTACGCAGTAGTCATGTTTGATGGGTCCATGTTTGCGTATTATGCGATCCCTAAGTTCCTCGAGATCATTGAAGGAGCAAAAGAAAGGTTCAATCCGAATCTAGAGACTGCAGGTATCCTATTCTCTCTAATCGATGCGCGTGCTAAAGAGAATGAGATCATGGAAGAATCTGTTGATGAAGATTATCCTGGCGTTCGTTTTAAAACGATCATTAAACGAAAAGCAGCCACTCGCCGCTTAGCGATAACAGGGTTTGATGAGAATCCAGAACTTAAAAATGCACTCGAATATTATATACCATTTGTGAAGGAGCTGAAGAAACGTGTCAAGCAAGAGCAACCTCAAAAAAATGATAAAAAAGCCGAACGCCACGCAAACATTCTTTAA